Part of the Triticum aestivum cultivar Chinese Spring chromosome 4D, IWGSC CS RefSeq v2.1, whole genome shotgun sequence genome is shown below.
ACCGAGTGCATTGTGAAGTTGAGCACTGGAAAGCTTGTCTCTCTGTCGGAACAAGAGCTAGTTGACTGTGACATTCATGGTGTTGATCAGGGTTGTGAGGGTGGCGAGATGGACGAcgccttcaagttcatcatcaagaaTGGCGGCCTCACCACCGAGGCCAACTACCCCTACACCGCACAAGACGGACAATGCAAGACCAGCATTGCAAGCAACAGTGTTGCAACCATCAAGGGCTACGAGGATGTGCCTGCCAACGATGAATCTTCTCTTATGAAAGCCGTGGCTAACCAGCCCGTGTCAGTAGCTGTGGATGGAGGGGATGTCATATTTTAACATTACTCCGGTGGGGTAATGACTGGCTCCTGCGGCACTGATTTGGACCATGGGATAGCAACGATTGGATATGGCATGACAAGTGACGGAACTAAATATTGGCTGCTGAAAAACTCATGGGGCACGACGTGGGGTGAAAGCGGGTACCTCAGAATGGAGAAGGATATTTCTGACAAGAGTGGTATGTGTGGCTTGGCAATGCAACCTTCCTACCCCACCGAGTAGAGGAAATACATTGCCACAAATATCTAGAAATACCGCAAAAATACACATATGTTTATCTATATGTACGCACCTTCCATTACACTACATTGTTCCTTGTTTGTAAAATCGCGAGTGTTccgtcaatatatatatataaagaaggcAGATGATTTCAAGCTTCATGCTCTATGGTGATGTTTACGCTCAAACCCATCTTGTTTGAATCCAATCATTGATTGGAACAAATATATTTTTCAGAAATAAGAGAGTGTCCCTGATCTTTGGATCAATCGGTACGCACAACCATCTTTGAATCAATCAATGCtttattttagtgctagatacatccctTTGAGTGACAAGTAATTCGAGACGTATGAAGTATTTCACTACACTTAAAAAAGGTACGACAATAGGCAACAACTTGTACCACTCATGATTCTACTACTAGGCCGTCACCCATATCGGCAAAATAAAGCTCGATCTACCATCTTCAAACGGTTCCACCCGGGATCTAGAATACCTTGTGCTTAATGCTCTATGAGGATGTTTATGCTGAAACCCATCTTGTTTGAATCCAATCATTGGTTGgaacaaaaaaaaattcagaatgaAAGAACGTCCCTGATCTTTGGATCGATGAATGTGCACAACCATCTTACTAGTATTTCACTACACTAAAAAGGTACAACAATACACAACAATTCGTACCACTCATGATTCCACTACTAGGCCGTCACTCATATCGGCTAAATAAAGCTCGAACTACCATCTTCAAGCGGTTCCATCCAAAATCTAGAATACCTTGTGCTTTTCACACGCTGCAGTAAAGCACATATAATAACCAAAAGAAATTCGAAAATCTCACTTTTGAGGGTGTCTATTTTTTTTTTTGATCTTGAAACCGTAGGAGAGGCTCATATTGTGCTATATTAAATATAGGTTGACTTTACATGATAGTACAAGGCATTGATGGGAGTCCACAAGGAAGGAAGAAGCTAAAGAAGTACTAGCAGAAAGAAAAACCTAAGTGTTTAAGATTTGTAAGGAGATCAAGGAGGGATTATACAATTACAAGGAACGAGCTAACAGAGTAATGCAGTCCCAAAAAGCTTTGTCCACTCTATATTTTAGCCAGAGAAGATCTGACTTGGTCCTCTCTCTCCAAGCTGCCAAAGTAGGATTGATGTGCCTGAAAATGAAGTTGTTTCGCTCTTTCCAAATATTCCAGGCAACAATACCCACAATCTCAAAAAATAAGTCTCCCAAGAAGCTCTGTTTAACAGCTTGGATGGCCTCAATCCGCCTTTGATTCGGACTCCATGAAATCCCAACTTTCAGCCAACAAGCCACAGTAAACGGACACGCGAGGATCAAATGGTCCATTATCTCTTCGGTTTCAGGGTGTATATTTCTTACAAAATATGGCCGAGGTAGCATTAATCAACACGCTAGGTAGGTCAAGCCTGGGTTGGACCTGTGCATTTTCATACTTACTACAGGCTCACGCGTGCTTAGTCGCCTTGTTCTTCGGTCAAGAGTTTAGGTTTTTATGCGGGTTATTACGAGCGGTTGCTTCATTGTGTGTTTAACCTAAGTTAGAACGGTTTTTAATTATGTTGTTGTTAGTTTTTTTGTTGTCTACGCTCTTATACAGTAGAGGCAGTATCTGTTGTACGAGGTGGACTGAGTTGTTCTGTGTCTGCCTGTGCAATTCTTACATGCAACATATAGCGGTCCAAGAAGGTCGAATGGTTTCTTTGCTTCATTGTTTCTTTATTGTTGTTTTCGTCGTGCATCTTTGAACTAAGTACTAGAGAATAATTTTACGGACTTTAGGTCAAACTAAGTTAAGTACTCCCTGATTTAGTATAACATTTTACTAAATCATAATTAATATAGATCGAAGGGAGTGCTAGAGAATAATTTATTGACTTTCGGATCAGCCAAACTCCTCCACTCTGTCTGGACTATTCTAAAATATATACTTTCGTAGCTGCAATACTGCCCTGCCCTGCCCGGAAGTTTATTTTTCACACTTCTATTTTTTCACCAGGCATGAACTAGGGGTAGTACTATAATACTCGACGCCACCGTTGACTCCAGGGGCCAGAGCTGAATTAAGTTAAAAGTACTACTCGTATCCACAATCACAAGATTATTTATTCCATCTGGTAATTAACTTCACCGCTACGCTGTTATTCATCTTCACACTATCATTCGAGAGCACACcgtgtgatgtagggtagaaccctagatgcccgatctttcacgattggagcggatcccgcgaagaacacgaggggaaaacacgagaggaatcactcaaaccacaagattcgattacacatgtcctagatcctcgaaacacaaagagatacacgatccacgatcaacaaaggacgatacagcAAGTtattctccatgaggaggtcttgagggtcttcccgttaggggtcttgaatccaagatggttcttctccgtagaggccgcggtctctctcggtggagtagatccgggtggatgagcaaagctctatctctcaaatgggCTATCACAATGCTCACCCTAAtaagtgggaggaggaggaggagtatatatagtctagtgtCACAAAAGGGTAAGTGGGTCTCGGCCCCACACGCTGTCAACACACAGGCGTCAGACGTCCGACAGTTACCGGTTGTCCGGTGTCTCGCGGGCGCTCGGACGTTCCGTAAGCGTCGGATTTTAGACGTTTCCGCTCTAATTAGGTGACGTCGGACTTTCGGCCGGGGTCGGGCGTTCGGTGTGTCGGTTCTCCGGTGATCTCCATACTTCCGACGTTTTGGTTCTGGACTggtggtgtcggacgtccggaggagctcggtcgtccggtggctcgagggcgtcggtcgtccggtctGCGTCGGACGTCCGACCGCTGTAGCGTTCGCTGGCTGCGGATCATCGGGCTGGGTGAtgctccaggcgtcggacgtccgacaagtctcggtcgtccggtggctggggacttcctggcagctcttcttcttgttccttgtacttggtgacctcgccgtcttgtccgttgGGCGTAGCTGATCcatggccttcctccaagtacctgatcacacatagggtttgcacttgaggtagcaaccatgtctcatatgtacaaAGTGGTAGtttagagaggagcgagttcaccttatctccgatagcctttgctcgagctcttgtcattggtccacgtGTTGTTGTAGGAGACGtcggtaggtccatggggatgaccgtgggatgctccgcatcaccgtgCCTTCTAAGTACATGTGCAGGATTGCAGCTATATAAACACATTCCATTCCACACATTCTCGACAGACCAAACCGCCAGCAACTAAGCACTAATCGAACACATCATGGCCATCCCCAAGTCTTTTCTTCTTGCCATTCTAGGCTGCATCTGCTTATGCAGTAGTACAGTTATGTCAGCTCGCGAGCTCGCCGACGCGGCCATGGTGGAGAGGCATGAGCAGTGGATGGTGAAGTTCAACCGTGTTTACAAGGACAACGCCGAGAAGGTGCGGTGGTTCGAGGTGTTCAAGGCCAACGTTGCCTTCATCGAGTCGTTCAACGCCAGAAACCACAAGTTCTGGCTCGGTGTCAACCAGTTTACCGACCTCACCAATGATGAGTTCAAGGCAACCAAGACCAACAAGGGCCTCAAGAGGACCAGTAGCCGGGCTCCAACTAGGTTCAAGTACAACAATGTCAGCACCGATGCACTTCCAACCGCCGTTGATTGGAGAACCAAGGGTGCCATCACACCTATCAAAGACCAGGGCCAATGTGGTAAGAAATTTTTGGTAGTATCCTCGTTTATTTTTGGTTCGCATATTAGGTTTGTATTAAATCAAACTTTCCAAAGTTTGACCAAAGTATATATATCATTCTATCATGATAACTGAAATCACACTAAGGATAACACTATCATTGCAGGCTGTTCTTGGGCCTTTTCAGCTGTAGCCGCAACCGAAGGCATTGTGAAGTTGAGCACCGGGAAGCTTGTCTCTCTGTCGGAACAAGAGCTAGTTGCGTGACATTCATGGTGTTGATCAGGGTTGTGACGGTGGTGAGATGGACAagccttcaagttcatcatcaagaTTGGCAGCCTCACCAGTGAGGCCAACTACCCCTACACGGCACAAGATGGACAATGCAAGACCAGCATTGCAAGCAACAATGTTGCAACAATCAAGGGCTACGAGGATGTGCCCGCCAACGATGAATCTTCTCTTATGAAAGCCGTGGCTAACCAGCCTGTGTCAGTAGCTGTGGACGGAGGGGATGCCATATTTCAACATTACTCCGGCGGGGCAATGACTGGCTCCTGCGGCACTGATTTGGACCATGGGATAGCAGCGATTGGATATGGGATGACGAGTGACGGAACTAAGTATTGGCTGCTGAAGAACTCATGGGGCACGACATGGGGCGAGAGTGGGTACCTCAGAATGGAGAAGGATATTTCTGACAAGAGTGGTATGTGTGGCTTGGCCATGCAACCTTCCTACCCCACTGAGTAGAGGAAATACATTGCCACGTATATCTACAAATACTGTAGAAATACACATATTTTTATCGATATGTCCGCACCTTCCATTACACTGCATTGTTTCTTATTTGTAAAATCGCGAGTGTTCCGTCAATATATAAAGAAGGCAGATGACTTCAAGCTTAATGGTGATGTTTACGCTGAAACCCATCTTGTTTGAATCAAATCATTGATTGgaacaaagaaaaaaaatcagaacccTGATCTTTGGATCGATCAATGCGCACAACCTATTACAGAAAGCTATTACATAGTATTTCACTACTATTAAAAAAGGGACAGCAATAGGCAACAATTCGTACCACTCATGATTCTACTACTAGGCCGTCACTCATATCGGCTAAATAAAGCTCGATCGGCCATCTTCAAGCGGTTCCACCCGGAATCTAGAATACCTTGTGCTTTTCACACACAAGCACATATGATAACCAAAAGAGATTAGAAAATCTCACTATTCAGGGTATCTATTTCTTGCAAAATATGGCCGAGGTAGCATTTGTCAACATGCCACCTGGGTAGGTCAAACCTGGTTTGGACCTGTGCATTTTCATACTTACTAGAGGGTGACACGTGCTTTGTCGTCCTGTTCTTCGGTCAAGAGTTAAGTTTTTTTATGCGGGTTATTACGAGCTGTTGCTTCATTGTGTGTTTCACTTGAGTTAGGCTGCTTTTAGTTACGTTGGTGTTAGGTTTTTTTCCGAAACGAACTTGTGTTAGTCTTTTTTTTTTTGTCTTCGCTCTTATCCAGTAGAGGCAGTATTTGTTGTGCTAGGTGGGCTGAGTTGGTCTGTGCGTGGTTGTGCAATTCTTACATGTAACACATAAATCAACATATGGCGTTCCCTGAAGGTAGACCCAAATGCAACACACACCAACCATTCACTCCCTTATAGGTGGGCCCACCAACGATCGCAAAGCCTCGACGCATCAAAAGTGCATTCCTAGGGAGTTTAGTATCTTAGTACATAGATAGTATGTTCTATTTACGGAGCCGTGCAAACTTAAGAAACGTAGTGATGCATCTTTTGATCTATCAACGATTTTTCTGGTGACGCTTTCCGAAAACATCGTGCATTGGCCTAAATCCGTGACCGCCAAATTTTAACAAAAGTGTGGTCATAGATTACTATCGAATGGGACATGGTCCAAAAAATCTTCCGAAAGTATTTTTCAAATATCAAGTTAAGCTACTTATCTTTTCTGACCATATAGAAAAAATTGAAGTATTTTATATCAATGCTTTCGGAGGGTAGTACACAAGATACTTTAACTTGGTATTTCATAAATATATAATATAGTTTAGTCCCTCCAATGTTTAACCTTAGTTCAAAATTGTGACACTATTTTGGATCGGAGGAAGTATTACATAACAAGATGGGACATGAAAGTATATTTTGCAGATACTAATGTTAAAGGAAGCTACAGTCTAAATGCCAAGTGAATATTTCGTTGTACAAACTTCATAATTTGCACTAAATGGCATGATGCATCCTTACAGATTCatcaactac
Proteins encoded:
- the LOC123099434 gene encoding senescence-specific cysteine protease SAG39-like, coding for MVERHEQWMVKFNRVYKDNAEKVRWFEVFKANVAFIESFNARNHKFWLGVNQFTDLTNDEFKATKTNKGLKRTSSRAPTRFKYNNVSTDALPTAVDWRTKGAITPIKDQGQCDGQAFKFIIKIGSLTSEANYPYTAQDGQCKTSIASNNVATIKGYEDVPANDESSLMKAVANQPVSVAVDGGDAIFQHYSGGAMTGSCGTDLDHGIAAIGYGMTSDGTKYWLLKNSWGTTWGESGYLRMEKDISDKSGMCGLAMQPSYPTE